The sequence TGGTGGGGAATTCCGCTGGCGCTCGCCCCGGCAGCCGGCTGGCTGGCACTGGCCGCCCGGCGCGCTGGGTTCGATCCTTTGGCGGTGCTGGGCAAGCAGGTGGTGCAGCGGGTGGAGGAAGGACTGCATCATCCACGGCCGATGTATTACTACCTGATCGCGCTGCCGCTGGTATTCCTGCCATGGACTTTGTTTCTGCCGGGTGCCCTGGCTCACACGCTTCCGTGGCGGGAGGAGAAGCGCCGTGGGGAGCTGCTCTTCCTGTATGGATGGCTGCTGGGCGGACTGGTGCTGCTCAGCTTCTCGGTCGAAAAGCGTCCTTCCTATCTGCTTCCTCTTCTGCCCGCGCTGTCCCTGCTGGCAGGCTCCTTCCTCGATGCCTACCTGACGCGCTTCGATCCCGGAAAGCTGCGCGGATACCTGGAGATTCCATTGTGGGCCGGCGGTCTCGCCTGCGTGGCGGCGGCGGTATGGCTGCCGGGATTCGAGCGCCGCTACCCGGGATCGGCAGCGCGAGGCGTGGGGCTGGCGCTGGCGGCGCTGGTGATATGCGTGGCGGTAATCGCAGCGATCCGGGCCGGGCGCCGAGGCCTCGCCATCCTGATTCTCCTCGGGGGCGTCTGCGCCTTGCACCTCGGCATCGTCGGTGTCGTGCTTCCCTGGCTCAACGGCTTCAAATCGGCACGTCCCTTCGCAGCGCGCATCGTGTCGCGAATCTCGGGCGCGCCGCTGGGAATCTACCCCGATCCGAATCCGGCATTCGACTACTACACCGCTCGCCCGCTTCTTCTGCTGCGCCAACCGAACGAGGTGGAGGACTTCGTGGCTTCTTCGGATCCGGGCTACTGCCTCATGAAGGAGAGCGATTTCAGGGCGCTGTCGAAGACGATCCCCCTGGCGCGAATCGACGCCGCATCCTTGGGGCACCGAACCTTCGTCCTGGCCGGTCAGGCACCAGGGTCATCCGGTCAGGCTGTGGCGTCTCCGCGGTAGACCTGGACGATACGGTCGACCAGGACATTCCAGTCGAAATGGGCCAGAGCGTAGCTGCGGGCCGCCTCCCCCAGGCACTGCGCGCGGTCGGTATCGTGAAGAAGCCCGGCAATGGCTCCGGCCAAACGCAGCATGGCGTCCTGTTCGAGGGTAGCCGGAGCGTCGTAGGTCGACGCATCGGACGCGAAGAGGTCGACGAGGATCCCCCTCCCATCCTCCCCCAGCAGCTCGGCGAGGCCCCCTAGGCGGCTCGCCACCACCGGCTTTCCCATCGCCATCGCCTCCAGGCAGGCATGGCTGGTCGATTCCATCGAAGAAGGGAAGACCACCACGCTCGCCGCGGCGAGATAATCGGCAACCTGCGCGTTCGGCACCTTGCCGACGAAATCGAAGCGCTGCGCTACGCCCAGAGCGGCGGCCGCCTGGCGGAGATCGCTTTCCTGCGATCCCCATCCGCCGATGACGAAGCGGGCCGAAGGACAGGCGCGCAGGATCTCGGGGGCAGCCTGGACCAGGTACTGGATGCCGTTCTTGGGCACCAGGCGGCGGATCGCCAGGACGACCTTGTCTCCGGCGTAGCGCCGTTGCAGGTCCTCCGGCACGGGACGTCCGGCGGCGAATTCATCGGTATCGACGCCGTTGGGAATCACATGGATGCGCGCCGGAGAGGCGTAGGCCGCGGCCAGACGCGCGAATTCGCTGCTGGTCGCGATCACCGCATCTGCCGAGGAGAGAGAAATGCGGCGGTAGCGCCGGTGTCCGAGACGGCGAAGCAGCGAATCGTTAGGGTTGTCGAGCAAGCCGAGCCCATGCAGGGAGACCACGAAGCGGCGTGAGACCGCATGGGCCACCGGCGCGCCGAGGGCCGCGAGGCGGTAGCAGTAGCGGGCGTGCACCACGTCGGCTTTTGAGAACTCGTGTCGTAGCAGCGCCGACAGATCCCGGCGAGCGCTGAATCCGAAGGCATGCGGGGCGCGAAGAACGTCGAATCCGCCGGGCTCCGGACCGGAGAGGGGGTGCTTTTCGGTGGTGACGAGTCGGACTTCGTGACCGCGGCGAGTCAGATATTTGGCCAAGCGGAAAGCCCCCATCTCCTGGCCGCCGAGCCGGGGCAAGTAGGAATCGGTGGTGAGGACGACCTTCACACCTGTTTCCCTGCCCTTCCTGGAAGGACGACGCACAGGTCGGTCTTCAGCGAGCCGTCCTTCTCGTAGCGGCGCGAGCGCTTGCGGAAGCGGGCCTCGGGGTAGCGGGCGAAGGAGGATTCGTCCAGGCTCGCGAGGTGCTTGCGGTTGAGCCGGCCGCGGTAGGGCACCGTGATGACGACTGCCTTCTGCGCCGCCGGGACCACCCGCTCCAGGACCTCCTCGGTATCGCGGAAGTGCTCCAGGGTCTGGACCAGCAGCAGGTAGTCGAAGCCCGCCGGAAGCGGGTCCTTGAGCAAGTCGCCGCAGCGCGTCGGAATGACGGCGGTCTCGGCCGCCGAGCGGCTCAGCTCGAAACCTTCCACGTTCCAGCTCGGGCAGATTTCCGTCAGGCGCCGGCCGCCGTGGCCCAATCCGCTGCCGATGTCAAGGATCCTGGCCGGCTCGCGGGGAATCACCTCGGCGGCGAACTCGTAGAATCCCAGACGCGCCGAGGAGCTCCATTTGTCCGGTGCGCTCGCGGCGCGATACTCCCGCTCCCAGAACCCGCGCGGATTGGCCTTGCGCCATCCGCTGCGCAGCTTTTCCATCCATCCCATGAGGACTCCTACCGCTTTCCGCGGGGCCCCGTGCGGGCCATCTCCCGGCGCGCGCCGACCGTCTCCTCGAACAACGCCATCATCTCTTCTGTCATCCGTTTCTCGGAGAATTGCTCGGCGACCCGCGTCCGCCCTGCCCGTCCCATCCGCCGGGCCAGGTCGGGATTGGACAGGAGTCGCAGGAGAGCCTCCGCGAACTCTTCCTCGTTGCCTTCTTCAATCAGGAAGCCGGAGACTCCTTCCGCCACCGCCTCACGGTTGCCGCCGACCCGGAAGGCCACGACCGGAAGGCCGTGTCCCATCGCCTCGAGGACCGCCTTCGGCAGCGCCTCACTGCGCGAGGTATGAGCGTACACGCTCATCGCATCGTACCAAGGACGCATCTCCTTCTGCTGTCCCGGAAACGTCGTCGTTTCGCGGATTCCCAGCTCGCGGCCGAGCGCCTCCAGCTCCGCCAGGACGGGAGCTTCCGCCCCGCCGACGGCCAGCGCGCGGACCCCCGGCATGGTGCGATGGACGCGCCCCACGATCCGCAGGAACAGCTCGGGCCGCTTCACGCTGCGCAAACCAACCGTACCAATCGTGGGAGGGATTTCCGCGCGTCCCTCGGGACCCTCGGAGGGCAAGGCGATGCCGGTCGGGATGACCCGGTGCAGGCGCTCCAGAGCGCGGTCCTGCGTGGCGCAGGCGCGGTACCCTTCGAGCGCCGCCGAGCTCACCGCGGCCACGGCGTCGGCCCGTCCGACCCGGTACTTCTCGTAGTAGCGCCGCGGCCGGTCGGCCTGCCGCAACATGCAGATCCAGGGAGTGCCCGTCAGCCTTCCCGCGGCGTGCGCGAAAGGGCCGAGCTCTGCGTGATTGCTGAGGAGGAGATCGGCCTGTAGGTTTCGCAGGTGCTGCGTCAGGCGGAATGCCACGGACGGGAGGCGCCAGAGCGCATCGTGACGGCGGTAGGTGGACAGGCCGGGAACGCGCAGCGTCGCGACTCCCGCCGCCTCCAGGGCCTCGGTCAGAAGCCCGCGCCGCGGCGTCGCGACGGTCATGATGAGCCGGGAGCGATCCAGTCCCCGGGCCAGGGTGAGCAGGGCATTGCTCGGGCTGTAGGCCGTGGGTCGGGGGAGGGTCTGGAGGACCAGCAGGCGGACCATCGCGGCGGCTCCGCGAATTCCCCGTCTCCGCTCGAGGCGAACGGGAGGAGCCGTCCGGGGAACGATTGACGCTCGAGCGCAGCGCATCATAGCATAGCGCTCCGTTCCTGCCGTTTCCCGAGAGAAACCACGATGCAGCCCACGAGCCTGCGCATCCTGCAGACCAATTTCCATCGCGGCTGGGGAGGGCAGCCCTCCCGCATCCTGATGGTCTCTAAAGCTCTCGTGGAGCGCGGCCACCAGCTGGTGATCGCAGCCCCCGCCGGATCCTTGCTTGCAGTTCGCTCCCGGGAGGCGGGGCTGGAGACCTTCGAGGAGGCCCGCTTCCTGAAGCCGAAGCATGTCCTCTCGGCGCTGGCGGATCTCTCCGCGCTGCGCCGCCTGCTGCGCACGCGGCGATTCGACCTGGTGGACGCGCACGGCTCGCAGGATCTTTGGACGGTGGCGGGTGCGACGGCGCTGGTGGCGGATCCGCCGGCCTTCGTTTTCACGCGCCACAATACCAAGCGCGTGGGGGACAACCTGGCGAACCGGTACCTGCTCCGGCGGCGCATCGATCATCTGATCCTGGCCAGCGGCTCCGTGCTGGAGCGCTACCGTCCCTTCCTGGAGCGCGGCGATCTGTCGCCCGACCGGATCTCGGTGGTGCACTCCTCGTATCGCGAGGATCGCTTCCATCCCGGCGTCGACGGAGCGGAGATCCGAAAGGAGCTCGATGCCGTGGAAAAGGGGGCCCTCCTGGTCGGGGTCGTCGGGCGGCTGGTGCCCGACAAGGGAGGAACTTATTTCCTGAAGGCCGTCTCCAAGCTGGCACCGAAGTTCCCCTCGGCGAGATTCCTTTTCGTCGGGACGGGAACCGAGGAGGAGCGCCTGCGCCGCGAGACCGCCGCGCTGGGCCTCGGGGATCGGGTCCGTTTCCTGGGATTTCGCGACGACATCCCGGCGCTCACCGCCGCTCTGGATCTTTCGGTGCTCCCCTCGGTGGATTGCGATGCCTCTTCCGCCGTCCTCAAGGAGGCGATGGCCGTCGGCCGACCGGTGGTCGCCACCGACATCGGCGGCGCCTCCGAGATCGTCGAGCATGGACGAACCGGCCTGATCGTTCCGCCCGCCGATCCCGATTCACTGGCGAGCGCCATGGCACAGATCCTCGAGAGGGAAGATTCCGGGCGTGCCCTGGGAGAGGCCGGTGCGCGGCGCGTGCGCGAACAGTTCGGCCGGGATCGGATGGCGGAAGGAACCTTGGAAGCCTATCGGCGCGCCCTGCAGCGACGCAGCTTGCGGAGCGCCGGAGGCAGGTAGCCTAGGCCCAGGTCTTCCAGGCGAACAGCCCCAGGACCAGGAGCACGCCGAAGAGCACCAGGTATTCCTGGTTCCTGAGGGCCCGGGAGAGAGACCAGGGAGTGCGCTTGCCGGGAAAGCGTCGCAAGGAGGGGAAGAGAATGGGGACACCGGCGTTGTAACGCAGGAAGGCCTCGCCGTGCATCTTGGCCAGCCGCGCGCCTTCCACCCGCAGCTTGCGAGGGATGTAATAGCCGAAGAAGATCGCGTACCCGAGCACTAGGGCAATCCAGTTGAGCTTGTACGGGCTGCGTGCCATTACGCAGAAGCCGCTCAGGATGAGGAGACGCCCGAGATAAAGGGGATTCTGCGTGTAGGCGTACGGCCCTGAATCGATCAGCTCAAGGGACTTGAGGAGATGCCCGGCGGCCCAGAGGCGCATCGACTCTCCGAGAACCACCAGAATCGCTCCGGCCGCGAACAACACGGGCGTGGGACGCGACAGATAGACCAGAAACCCGACAAAGGTGTAGACGCAGGCAAGCCGGACGTAACCGAGCGTTTTGTTCCGTCGCGATTCCACGCGGGCGCCTCCCGGAAGCGGCGCCTAGGTTAGGGGATGGCCCCGGGGGTGTCAATGCCGCCGGCCGGCCTCGCCCCGCCACCAGGCACGCATTTTCTTTCCATAGCGATACCAGGCCGGCGGATGATCCAGCTCGAATATCTCTTCTGAAGTAAGGACACCGGGCGCGAAGCGCCGGGCCAACTTGAGCGCTGCCCGCCGATCAGCGCCGCACGCCGCCGCAAAAAGGCGCCGCCGCAGCGCCCCCGAGCCGGGACCCAGGAAAACGGCGGTCGAGAAGTCGACCAGATAGGGGGTGGATCCCGGTCCGACCAGCACGTCGCGATGATGCAGGTCTCCCTGGGCCACGCCGGCCCGATGGACGGTTTCGAGCAGGCCGACCAGCTGCCGGAAGAAGCTTCCCGGGATCTCTCCCGCCCGATAGTGGGACAGGTCGCGTCCCGGCACGAACTCCAGAGCGAAGGCGAAGGCGTCGATTCGGCCCCAAAGTCGCGGGATTCCGGAGATGCCGGCCAGCAGGCCATAGGCGCGGACCTCGCGGCGAACGAGCATTCTCCCCAGCGTGTTCCGCAGCCACGCGGGACGGCCGGAATAGTCCTTGATGGCAAGCCGCTCCGGCTTGTCATCCCAGAGCAGGATGTCGGCCTTGGTGAGATTCCGGCCGGACCGGTATCGGGCGGGAGGATGCGCGAGGATGGCCGATCGGCTCGGCGCTGGCACGGGGGAGTCCTTGAAGGCGTCGTGCTACGATAACGCGAACTCGAGAGACGGGCGGGAGACTAGCACAGTGAGCATGCCCCCTCAATCGGTCCGCGATGCCGCTGCGGGAGTCTCTTTCCGCGAGGAGGATCTGCGCTCTCCGGCCACCCTCGTGCTCAAGAAAGGGGAATGGGGAAAGGCGGACATCCTGCTCGTGGCCAATGCGAGCGGAACCGCGATCGTCAAGGATTTCGGCGCCAAGATGCGGCCGGTTCGCTGGTGGGGGCGCTGGCAGATCCGGCGGGAGGCGTCGATCTATCGCAGGCTCGCGGGAGTGCGCGGCGTTCCCAGGTATTTCGGCAGGATCGGCAAGAACGCGATGGCCATCGAATACATCGAAGGAGAAAGAATCTCCCATTGGAGGCGTCGCGAACTGCCCGAGGCACTCTTCTCCCGTCTCTGGTCCCTGATCGAGACCATTCATGCGCGCGGCATCGTGCATATCGACCTGCGCAAGCGCGACAATATCCTCATCGGTCCGAGCGGGGATGTCTTCATCATCGACTTCAACGCCTCGTTTCGCTTCGAGCCCGGCGGCGCGGCGGCGCGCTACCTTCTTCCGGCCCTCCGGAAGATCGATCACTTCGGCTTCCTGAAATGGAAGGCCGCCCTGGCTCCCTCGCAGCTGAGCGAGGCGGAGCGCAGCGCCTTCCGCAGGATGTCCATCCTGCGCAAGTTCTGGATCTTCAAATGAGCCCACCGCGGTTGAGCGTGGTCATCCCGATCCGTGATGAAAAAGAGAACCTGCCGCCCCTATGGGGCGAGCTGAAGGAGCATTTGGAGGCCCAGGGACCCAGCTTCGAGGTCGTGCTGGTGGATGATGGGAGCCGTGACGGCAGCGGCCGAATGATTGACGAGATGGCCTCGGGCGATCCGCGCGTCCGCGCCTTGCACCTGGAGCGCCCCTGCGGACAGAGTGCGGCGCTGGGCGCCGCCTTCCGCGCCGCGCGGGGAGAGCTGGTCCTCACGATGGACGGTGACCTGCAGTGTGATCCTGCCGACATCCGCCGCATGCTGGAAACTCTCGGCACGCTCGATGCCCTGGTGGGGTACCGTGAGCGGCGCAGGGACTCTCTCCCCCGGCGGCTCCTCTCACGCTGGGCGAACCGCGTGCGCAACCGGGTGCTGCGCGAGGCGATCCGGGACACGGGCTGTCCCCTGAAGCTTATGCGACGTGATTGTCTGAACCGGCTGCCTCGTTTCGACGGGATGCACCGGTTCCTGCCGTCCCTGCTGCAGCTGGAGGGATTTCGCGTGGGGCAGATCGCGGTAAACCACCGCCCGAGGCGCTGGGGGCAATCGAAATATGGCCCGCGCTCCCGCCTGATGCGGCCGGTTTGCGATCTCATGGCGGTGCGCTGGATGCAGCGCCGGAAGCTGAGCTACGAGCTGCGGGAGGAGATCTCTACGGGGCGGATGGCGCGAAGTAGCCGGGCCGGGTGACGACGCGCGCGCCGGGGCGCGCCACCTCGACCTTGACGGCCCTCCAGTGGCCGTCGCGCGCCTGGTTGGCAGGGGAAAAGGCAATCGTATACTGCCGTCCAAGATCCTCCGAAATCTGCTGGTAGACGCCCTCGAGCTGTCCCGCCCTCTCCGGGTTGTAGAACCTTCCGCCGGTTTTCTCCGCGAAGGTCTCCAGAATCCGGCGCAGCGACATCTTCTGGGCCAGGTCGGTCTCATCCTCCAGGCGCGCTCCAAGACCGACGGCGTACACCACCGCCTCCGAGCGCACGACGGCATCCACGGTTTCCTCGAACCGGTGCAGGCTGCCCGGAGCATTTTCCTCGAAGGCCTGATCGCGGCCGTCGGACAGCAGCACCAGAGCCTTGCGTCCCTCCAGCGCCCCCATCTGCCGGCTCACCTGGAACATCGCGTCGTAGAGGGCGGTCCCGCCGGAAGGCACGAGCGCCTCCACGGCCTGGGTGAGCTTCTTGCGATCCTCCGTCAGGCTCTGGAGCTCGCGGACGGAATCGTCGAACTTCACGACGAGGGCGCGATCGCCGCCGGCCATCCTCTTGACGAAATCGGTGGCGGCCTTGCGGGCAATCTCCATCCGGTTGCCGGTCCCCATGCTGTTGGAGGTGTCCATGACGAGCGCCACCGACAGCGGCTGCCGGGCGGCCGTGAAAGTCGTCACCTTCTGCAGCACTCCGTCCTCGAACACCTTGAAGTCAACTGCTTCAAGGTCGGTGACCGGCTTTCCCTTCTCGTCATAGACATTCAGGTAGAGGTTGACGAGGGAGACCGATTCGCGCTGGCCGACGTGCAGGGGGGGAGTCTGGAGCGAAGTCTCGGCGGTCCGGCCGGCATCGTCGAGGGCCCGCGCCGTCAGCGTGTGCGGCAGGAACTCCTCGCCGGCGTTCCAGACGAACTCGTAGGGCGGCTTTTCCAGAACGGCGACGCGCTGCGAGTCGATGAATACCTCGATGCGCACCAGATGTGCCCCTTGCGGGACGGAAGCGCGCAAGACGACCTTCGTCTCCCCGCTCACCGGCCGGCCCGCCGGCGGCGACATGAAACGGACCAGGAGCTCCTCGGCATGCAGGGGGGAAGGGGAGGTTAGCAGGGCGGAGGCCAGCGCCAGGGTCAGAAGAGCCG comes from Candidatus Polarisedimenticolia bacterium and encodes:
- a CDS encoding glycosyltransferase family 39 protein, which encodes MSPARRPLLFLAVICLVLFSFKIGNRDFWNPDEPRYAGVTRAMLESGDWLLLRNAGEVYTHKPPLFFWLSSIAATAGGGLNETTARWVPCLAAVGCVLATFLLGAPLVGQRAAFFGALVLATSQRFFLEARWVHTDSLLALWVVLAMTGAHRALAGGRAGWLLMYAAMALACLTKGPVGVALPAAGVLVALASRRELGRLRSCGAWWGIPLALAPAAGWLALAARRAGFDPLAVLGKQVVQRVEEGLHHPRPMYYYLIALPLVFLPWTLFLPGALAHTLPWREEKRRGELLFLYGWLLGGLVLLSFSVEKRPSYLLPLLPALSLLAGSFLDAYLTRFDPGKLRGYLEIPLWAGGLACVAAAVWLPGFERRYPGSAARGVGLALAALVICVAVIAAIRAGRRGLAILILLGGVCALHLGIVGVVLPWLNGFKSARPFAARIVSRISGAPLGIYPDPNPAFDYYTARPLLLLRQPNEVEDFVASSDPGYCLMKESDFRALSKTIPLARIDAASLGHRTFVLAGQAPGSSGQAVASPR
- a CDS encoding glycosyltransferase family 4 protein is translated as MKVVLTTDSYLPRLGGQEMGAFRLAKYLTRRGHEVRLVTTEKHPLSGPEPGGFDVLRAPHAFGFSARRDLSALLRHEFSKADVVHARYCYRLAALGAPVAHAVSRRFVVSLHGLGLLDNPNDSLLRRLGHRRYRRISLSSADAVIATSSEFARLAAAYASPARIHVIPNGVDTDEFAAGRPVPEDLQRRYAGDKVVLAIRRLVPKNGIQYLVQAAPEILRACPSARFVIGGWGSQESDLRQAAAALGVAQRFDFVGKVPNAQVADYLAAASVVVFPSSMESTSHACLEAMAMGKPVVASRLGGLAELLGEDGRGILVDLFASDASTYDAPATLEQDAMLRLAGAIAGLLHDTDRAQCLGEAARSYALAHFDWNVLVDRIVQVYRGDATA
- a CDS encoding class I SAM-dependent methyltransferase; translated protein: MGWMEKLRSGWRKANPRGFWEREYRAASAPDKWSSSARLGFYEFAAEVIPREPARILDIGSGLGHGGRRLTEICPSWNVEGFELSRSAAETAVIPTRCGDLLKDPLPAGFDYLLLVQTLEHFRDTEEVLERVVPAAQKAVVITVPYRGRLNRKHLASLDESSFARYPEARFRKRSRRYEKDGSLKTDLCVVLPGRAGKQV
- a CDS encoding glycosyltransferase family 4 protein, whose amino-acid sequence is MVRLLVLQTLPRPTAYSPSNALLTLARGLDRSRLIMTVATPRRGLLTEALEAAGVATLRVPGLSTYRRHDALWRLPSVAFRLTQHLRNLQADLLLSNHAELGPFAHAAGRLTGTPWICMLRQADRPRRYYEKYRVGRADAVAAVSSAALEGYRACATQDRALERLHRVIPTGIALPSEGPEGRAEIPPTIGTVGLRSVKRPELFLRIVGRVHRTMPGVRALAVGGAEAPVLAELEALGRELGIRETTTFPGQQKEMRPWYDAMSVYAHTSRSEALPKAVLEAMGHGLPVVAFRVGGNREAVAEGVSGFLIEEGNEEEFAEALLRLLSNPDLARRMGRAGRTRVAEQFSEKRMTEEMMALFEETVGARREMARTGPRGKR
- a CDS encoding glycosyltransferase family 4 protein — encoded protein: MQPTSLRILQTNFHRGWGGQPSRILMVSKALVERGHQLVIAAPAGSLLAVRSREAGLETFEEARFLKPKHVLSALADLSALRRLLRTRRFDLVDAHGSQDLWTVAGATALVADPPAFVFTRHNTKRVGDNLANRYLLRRRIDHLILASGSVLERYRPFLERGDLSPDRISVVHSSYREDRFHPGVDGAEIRKELDAVEKGALLVGVVGRLVPDKGGTYFLKAVSKLAPKFPSARFLFVGTGTEEERLRRETAALGLGDRVRFLGFRDDIPALTAALDLSVLPSVDCDASSAVLKEAMAVGRPVVATDIGGASEIVEHGRTGLIVPPADPDSLASAMAQILEREDSGRALGEAGARRVREQFGRDRMAEGTLEAYRRALQRRSLRSAGGR
- a CDS encoding glycosyltransferase family 2 protein, with amino-acid sequence MSPPRLSVVIPIRDEKENLPPLWGELKEHLEAQGPSFEVVLVDDGSRDGSGRMIDEMASGDPRVRALHLERPCGQSAALGAAFRAARGELVLTMDGDLQCDPADIRRMLETLGTLDALVGYRERRRDSLPRRLLSRWANRVRNRVLREAIRDTGCPLKLMRRDCLNRLPRFDGMHRFLPSLLQLEGFRVGQIAVNHRPRRWGQSKYGPRSRLMRPVCDLMAVRWMQRRKLSYELREEISTGRMARSSRAG
- a CDS encoding VWA domain-containing protein, with amino-acid sequence MKTDFSRWPLGAPALLTLALASALLTSPSPLHAEELLVRFMSPPAGRPVSGETKVVLRASVPQGAHLVRIEVFIDSQRVAVLEKPPYEFVWNAGEEFLPHTLTARALDDAGRTAETSLQTPPLHVGQRESVSLVNLYLNVYDEKGKPVTDLEAVDFKVFEDGVLQKVTTFTAARQPLSVALVMDTSNSMGTGNRMEIARKAATDFVKRMAGGDRALVVKFDDSVRELQSLTEDRKKLTQAVEALVPSGGTALYDAMFQVSRQMGALEGRKALVLLSDGRDQAFEENAPGSLHRFEETVDAVVRSEAVVYAVGLGARLEDETDLAQKMSLRRILETFAEKTGGRFYNPERAGQLEGVYQQISEDLGRQYTIAFSPANQARDGHWRAVKVEVARPGARVVTRPGYFAPSAP